In Zingiber officinale cultivar Zhangliang chromosome 3A, Zo_v1.1, whole genome shotgun sequence, the DNA window TCCATCACTAATTTTACAGATGAAATTAAATATTCCAGTTCTCATTTTATCGACGGAAGTTTAATTTCGATTGCTAAGTTTAGCTACGAAATTAATATTCCATTACTAAACTTAGTGACGGAATTTATTATCCATCACTAATTAGCGACGAACGGTTAAATTCGATCGCTAAATGATGTGAACAACCTATTTTATCGCGATGGAAATATTTGATTGCCATGTCCAATTAACAATTAATTAGCGACTGATATAATTTCATtactaaaaggatttttttttcttatagtgATTCTAGTTAGTTTATAATGATTACATTCgttatttgttagttttaaaaattaaaaattagccTTTGAACGAGGTTTTAtgtattataattattaaaaaaaataaaataataaaaatattttattttattttaaaaaatattaataaggaGCTCCCaagtttataaattttaaaaaggttTATTTGACACATAATGGTGCTCTTATAATCTTACTTAATATGGGTGAAGACGATTTGTTCGTCTCTAATGTCCCAATCCATCCGTCCTTGGTCAATataaagaaaataattattaattattagtaCAAGTGATCAAGATATAGAGACATCATGTATTATAATCCCACCTAAGATGCATCCCATACAAGCCCGGCTCTCAATACAaagaataaatattattagagtAAAGAAAGTATATTAAGATATCGAGATAAAACCACTATTCCTGAGCTTGGAGATCTTCCAACTCTCAAGTTCATTAACAAGttcattaaggctcatttttAGTCGACTGAATTTTTAGTCCACTAAAATATGCTAAATGTACATATTATCACTAATTTATTATATCGTAACCTTAAACACGAACATGAACAATATGCATACTCGAGGACTGATTCAGTCGGATGTAACTCTTTTACAGGACTCAAAGTAACTGTCCATTAACCAGGCCATGCGACAAGGCCTACTAGCTAGTTCAATGGTTTTGAGGCGATGAAATTAAGAGATAGCGGTCTCTTCCAAATTGTAGTGCAAAGACAACAAGATGTTAATTAATTAGGGTTTTATACTAATTTAAGTCCCATTAATTGcgtaattaattaactatttaattaagtaATTGTCGGTGGACTTTGTGCCATAATGGCCGCAATAAAAGCCCGTTGCAGGAACCTCGCATTTACGCCCGATGATATAAATACTTCCATTAATTATCCCAGTTCCCTTCAATTCCTAAccctaatttccaaaaaaaaaacccAATAAATTGTGGTATTAATCGCTGCGTTAATTAACGTTCGGGAGGTAGTGGGAGAAAATCGAGACCGTTGAAAATTTGAAGGGCTCTCAATCAATGCCCATTAAGGGACAATTATTCTTCACGCAATTAAAgccttaaaaaccattttaaatgtGGGTTTTCATTGGACaataattcttttatttatttttgcgtaTTTTGAATTCCTGACCGGGTCAGTAAATACTGGAATCTTGCACATTTATGTTCTTCTCCCTCCAGATCTTCTTCGGCTGGAAGATGAGAAAGAAGAGGGATGAGAAAAACAATCGATTGTAgacagttttttttttcttttttgtttttttcttgaAAAGCTGAGAAATGAGATTTACTCTGGGAAATTAAATTGTTcattaattattttgtttttatttacaATGAAGAGAAGCAATAAATTAAAGGCTGGGAATTTGCTTATAAAATGGCATCGCAGGCGTACTTTCCACCCATCGCTTAGTTTTGTTCTCTGTCTGCCTCACTCACAAGGTTTGTATTcttcttttgatttttattttttattttaatttataaaaataaataattgttGTGAATTTGTTGGCGACAGATGAGCGGGCGCGGTGGACGAAGGGTGGAGCTGAAGCTGAACGTGTCGGCGGCGGAGACGTCGCGGCGGCGGCGGTCGTCGTCGGTGTCGTCGTCGGAGCCGAGCTCGTGCTTGTCGTCGGAGCCGGAGAGTCCGCCGGCGGAGGCGATGGTGCTGGCGGCGTGCCCGCGGTGCCTGATGTACGTGATGCAGTCGGAGAAGGACGAGCCCAAGTGCCCGAAGTGCAACCGCGACCTGCTCCTCGACTTCCTCGCCGGCAGCGGCGCGGCAAAGGCGGCCAACTAATTAACTAGTTGAATTGCTCGATCTCGATTGCAGCTTTAGTTTGAATCGTTCTCAGTTTCTGTTTTCCCCTCTCTGCTTTTTGTTAGTTGAAGCTGATCCATGTGAAATTTCCTTGCTCTATCATTCTACTACTAATAGTTTGACAACAAACGTTCAGTTTGAGTAGCAAATCTTTAAACGAATATGTTCGCGGGTTTACGAGCCAATACTTTAAGTTCGATCTCAGTTAGCTCAAAATCAAAGttattaatttaatcaaatgattttttttaaaaaaaaaaatctaagcagCTTAACTTTTACCTCCAtaagtttgtaaatatttatttttatttattactttCCCAAAGTACTAGTTATTTTGCAATCTAAATCACCCTTTTTGCAATGTAAAATTGAATCTAGCTGGGCGACCTTTAAAAACtagtatttaataaatataatttttgagAGAATTTTAATGTTGGATGACAAATTAGATATTCTATCGTTGTACTATAACCCTAGGACGGTCCTTACATTATAATAAAGCTGTTAGGTAGTCTATtctcatataattaaaaaaatattgtcaAAAGATAAAACTTTCAATATTACATTGATTTCtatctctaaaattttttatatttatagatCTTCAATAATTTAATGTTCCCCATCTTAGATCCGCCTCATTTGCCCATCAAAGTAGAAAAAGGTTGATTATAATCCTTTTCAACTCATATAAGACTAGGGCACataatataaacatttatttttttatttaatttatttactaaAAATACAAACCCCTGAATATTAATGATACAGTGCATAATAATATGATCCGATCGTTAAGAGACAAGAATATGCGAGGATATAAAGTCAAAGGGATACGACAGTCAACATTCAAagagacgtgacagtcagaagtatGTGACAGTCAACAGTCATGAGGACGTGACGGTTAACGGTCAAGAGGATGTGTCAATCAACAGTCAGAGGGACGTGATAGTCAGCAGTTAAGGAAAAAAGAGGTATGACCATCGGGTGTCGCTAGCCGCAGGACACCCGGTCAAGTGCTTACAGATCAGGATCCCAAATTTGAATCAAGATGCGCAATCGGGGTGATGCCTGACCTGCTCTGACTGGTCGAGTTTTCATAGCTCGATCATACCCAGGCCTGGTTCTCTCGGTAGGCCAACTCCCGATCAGCTCTAGAGCGATCTCACTACAGCTCTCCCTGCCCCTCAAGACTTAGGCTAGGTGTTATACCTGACGGATCATCCCGAGCTGTCCTAGTCATGCCAGGGCAAGACAGAAGACGCTACACGACAACAAGGTCAGAGAATCATAACTACCTGTCAGGGAATAACTGCTGTATGTCAGGTTATATTCCAATGGTCTGTAGTCATCTGTGAATGGAATCTTCTTCCAGTCCACAAGCACTACAAAAAATATCATTATTACTGactgaatattccgtcggtatatgagattaccgacggaataccgacggaatttctGATATCGGAAGTATTTTGGTCGGCAATTACTTTACCGACGGATATATTTATCCGTCGGTAAGTACCGACTGAatatataattccgtcggtaaattaccGACTGAGATTCTTACCCGTCGGTAAAAAACCAAACGGCGGTGAACGGAAACTCCCGACGGAAACAGTGATTCCGTCGGGAATATATCGAAGAAAACCCTGTACTTTCGATAATTTACCGACGAaaattataattccgtcggtaaaaatctggaaaaaatttgaaattcagccCCTGTTTTGCTAGTTTCCCATATACAAATTTAATACAAATACAAACCATCACAAGCGATGGTATCACAAACACAATCCACATAATATATTAACAACATACAACAACAATATCACAATGTAAATCAATccacaatctccaaaatacaacaTACAACAAATATATAAACTTAACTGAACGACAAATAGAAAATCTCCAAACTATAATAAAATGTAAGTATCAAGTTCTCACAATCAAAAGTATCTAAAATTATACAAGTGAacgacaaatacaaaatatccaaaatacataccatgatacatcacTTATACATATATTCGAATATAATCATataaaagtcaaatacaatagattatgattagaataaatcgatgcaaatgtaatataactcaaacattgttatatataactaattttacttgtaaaaaaaaatacctggattatattttggataaccaataatagtggtgatggtgaatgtatcaGTATGAACTCCTGAAAAATGTAAAACACTTTAAGATAAGCATCTAATaatatacaataaatatatttgacttaatgaatatttaaaaaaatataaaaaaaatcaagttatagttaaacatacctcaacaaaatctaatcatcagcggGGTCGGGGTCTGATGGGTCTGGGGTCTCCTCTGACTGGGGCTGCTGTGATGGGTCCCATCGTGCAATGATTGCTTGCATCTGGGCCAATGCCTACTCCCGTGCAGCCCACttctgatccatggtagtcatctgagtcttcaagtcttggttttcttttcttaatgactccacctcagaagaaga includes these proteins:
- the LOC122053501 gene encoding protein GL2-INTERACTING REPRESSOR 1-like, translating into MSGRGGRRVELKLNVSAAETSRRRRSSSVSSSEPSSCLSSEPESPPAEAMVLAACPRCLMYVMQSEKDEPKCPKCNRDLLLDFLAGSGAAKAAN